A window of Verrucomicrobiia bacterium genomic DNA:
TCCCCCTTAATGGGGACTGGAGGGGAACGCGTTTTTGGTTATGCTGTGACCATCAATTTCGGCTGTGACGCCAGCGCAGCCCGGGCCAAGTGGAGAATTGATCTTGTTCTGAAATGTGTGTGAGGGCCGGATGAAAATCCGGCCCTTTTGCTTTTCCCCTCGCCGGCTCGGGTCCGATTTGCTCCGCCGACAGTGGATTTCGGTCCAAAATTCCTGTTTGGGCCTTGTCCCCCGTAATGGGGACTGGTTGGAAACCCGCTTTGGGGTATGATGACACCATCAAGTTCGGCTGAGACGCCAGCTCCGCCGAAAGAAACTTTAAAAGGTTTTTGTTCCAAAGTGTGTGTGAAAGGCCGGATGAAAATCCGGCCTTTTTCTTTTGTTTTTTCCACCGGGCTTCAGCCTGGCCCATCCCGGTCCACCTTTGCCTACAAGTCGGCTCGACATGATGGCACGCTTCGTTAGGCTCGGTTCCGACCTTTTCGGAAATGACTGATTCCTACCACCAACTGCTGGACGCGACGATTCGTGAGCTGGAAGAGCGTCGGTCGCGGGGCATCCGACATGTTCAGGTCACCCCTGAATTGCTGGCCGCATTGGCCCAACCGCCCGCCAAACCGTCGGTTGCCTCCCGGCCCGTGGCGGGTGCGCCGTCCCCGGTTGTGGCGCCGCCCAAGCCGTCTGCCGCATCGCCGCTGCGCAAGCCGGTGTTCAAGCGGCCGGCCAGCGGCGTGCCCGTGGAGCCTGCCGTCAGCGCGGCCAGTTTGCCCGTGGATTTGCCGCCGCTGGATCCCGTCGCCAAGGCTGCGGCCTTCGCCGAGTTGCGGGAAAAAGTGCTGGTCTGCATCAAATGCCCGCACCTGGCGGCGTCGCGCAAGTCGGTGGTTTTTGGCGTGGGCAATCCGGATGCCGAACTGATGTTCGTGGGCGAAGCGCCCGGTGCAGATGAAGATGCCCAAGGCGAACCGTTCGTCGGCGCGGCGGGGCAATTGTTGACGCGCATCATCCAAACCATGGGCCTCTCGCGGCAGTCGGTTTACATCGCCAACATTCTCAAGTGCCGCCCGGACACGCCCGGTCAAGCCTCCGGCAACCGCAAGCCGACGGCCGAGGAAATGCAGACGTGCATCCCATGGCTGCACCAGCAAATCGACCTGATCCGGCCGCGGGTGCTGGTCGCGTTGGGAGCGACGGCGGTTGAAGGTCTGCTCGGCAAGACCGTCGGCATTACCCGGCTGCGCGGCAACTGGCAGACTTACCGTGGCATTCCGCTCATGCCCACCTACCATCCAGCCTACCTCCTGCGCAATCAGGCCCTGGCCGAGAAACGCAAGGTTTGGGAGGACATGCTGGCGGTCATGGAAAGGCTTCAACTGCCCATCAGCGAGAAGCAGCGCGGATTTTTCGCGCGGAGCACATGAGGAAATCCCGGCCGGGATGTCCAACGGGAACATGAAAAGGCGCCGGATGGCCATTGGCGTGGTGGTTGCATTGCTGCTCGGAGCGGTGGGATTCAAGACCTACGGCTGGTGGTTGAAACACCAGCTGGACCGCTACCGGACGCAACTGACCGCGCAGGGCGAGAAGTTGACGCTGGCCACGCTGCTGGCAGACCGCAAGGTGCCGGACCAGAATGGCGCCGGCGCGTTTTTGAGCGCCATTCCTCATCTGAACACCCGTGGCGTGGTGGGGACCAATGCGCCACCCATGATGCGACTGGTGGCTCCCGGCAGGGCAT
This region includes:
- a CDS encoding uracil-DNA glycosylase family protein; amino-acid sequence: MTDSYHQLLDATIRELEERRSRGIRHVQVTPELLAALAQPPAKPSVASRPVAGAPSPVVAPPKPSAASPLRKPVFKRPASGVPVEPAVSAASLPVDLPPLDPVAKAAAFAELREKVLVCIKCPHLAASRKSVVFGVGNPDAELMFVGEAPGADEDAQGEPFVGAAGQLLTRIIQTMGLSRQSVYIANILKCRPDTPGQASGNRKPTAEEMQTCIPWLHQQIDLIRPRVLVALGATAVEGLLGKTVGITRLRGNWQTYRGIPLMPTYHPAYLLRNQALAEKRKVWEDMLAVMERLQLPISEKQRGFFARST